One Dunckerocampus dactyliophorus isolate RoL2022-P2 chromosome 6, RoL_Ddac_1.1, whole genome shotgun sequence genomic window, ggatggaatagaccacattgctttgtttctggtttggagccttgtctttaggatgcactagtttttgtctcagggtatttactggtttgaaataggtaggaattttgtgttgccataagatcctctggagtttttcggagacccacgctacataagggactaccactcttctcctttttgcttctgtgggcttttgggtttctttccctacgctcttcttttgacatttgttaaaatgtAAGGAActaatagaaggagggtgttggcacaccaattctgcccactcttactgtatttaaggcctaggctaccagcacttattagttcgctgacaaagctcttcggatgaggagcgaaacgtccgacaccttcttcacagaagtacagatgacgtctcaagaagccttttcctcagtGAGATGTGGCATTAATTAGGCTGACACCTGCGGTTGGcagttttggggactgggctcctgagCTTGCGGGTTGTGTGCCTGGAGGGCGGCGAGGCATACGGGCGTGTTGAGTGGTCAAaatgtgcctgttggtcgctctccgggaggggagggcacagATGCAACACATTTTCCCCCAATATTGAAAGTCCCAAAgctcgacgggttggtgacccttgCTGTACAGTAATCTGACAATGCGTTCAGGGAATGTGCttttactgccatctagtgtctACTTGTCAGTTAGGTTTTGTTACTGTGTGAAACATGAATGTCCCTCATCTTCAGGtaaatttccactttttttcctcaaatgcAAATACCGACAGATAAACAAACACGAACACTTGTGAAAAATAAACACTCTAGACCTGGAAAATTCGATCGTTTCCTCTTTAGTATCGATCCAATACTGATACAGCCACTGGTATCAATGAATAGTTGATGTAGATAGatttaaatgaaatgatgaaattgTGATCTCACACTAAAAGTTTATTTCCACCAATCATACTTTCCTACACACAGGTACTTTGTAACCTCCGTTAATGAAGAACGTTGAATCATCCATATTAGCAAATAAGGCTAGCGTTACAGCGACTTACCGTGTCCGTCGTGGGACAAACAGTGTCCTAGCTTGTCCACGTGAAATAAACAAGCAGTACTAAAACCCTGATTAACCAGACTTCCCTTTTCCATGTAGAAGAGCAGGTATCATTAAAGTACTTTCACGGGGAACCGAAAGTGACTTTTTTCACTTCCTCCCCATCTGCCGTTCGTGTTTGTCTTAAAGGTACACGGACACCTTTGTTATCGGCAACAACCGCTTTAATTTCCGCTACAGATTACGACTATCACTCATATTACATCTGGTGTGATGAAAATCTTTATTCGTTTAACACGGGAGCACTGCAGTCGAGTGCAGTTTGGCTAAAAGACACAAACAGTCCAAAAAACATGAGAACGACACAAGAATGACAAACGAGTAAAGTCGACGTTGAAGgaaatcatgtactgtataaactCCTCACTTGTCTCATTGTGTACAACACAATACAACGTTATCTGCAGTGATGAGAAAATGACTTGTAAGAAGTAATTAGTAATAGTAACCTTCTCCTACAAGTAATAACGTAATTACTTTACaaaaagttcttttttttaagaataacCTTAAAATATCTTAAGTATACCTTGAGAGCTTACCATATCAGTGCATGTGCACGTCAAATACCTGCTCGTGTTTCCTGCTGTCCCTGAACGCATCTCACGTGTGATtggtggagattgaggaagcgTTGTGTGGGTGCGGagagcatgaaaaaaaaaaaaaaaaaaaaaatagaccgtTAGACTCAATAATAAGCcgccacatttcactgtctGTAAAGGTAACGGCGCTGTAACGTTTGAAACAGTATTTCATTCGATTCCCACGTATGTTACTCCCAACAGTCGGTTATATGTCTCAAACTAATCATTCCTCATTTGGCTTTCAAAACCAGGCAATGTTTCACATTTCAAGTCCTCTGAAAGTCAAATGAAACGAGGACACGTCCCGTGCTCCCTCCTCCCCCACAGGATCGGGTCAAGTTTAATATGAGTCCACTTTCTGATGGGTTTGGAAGGTCTCCTTGCATGTGCAAGTGCAGCCTACAACCTTCTCCAGCATCACCTTCAACTAACTTGTAGGAAACCACACTTGCTACTATTCCCCATCCCATTCCAGTCTTGTCTTTAGCCGCTGCCCACAGCCGCTTTCCTCATCATTTCCTCGTCCTGGACGGAGAGCTCTGTCAGCTTGCGGCCCAGCCTCTCGTGGAGGTCCAGGTACTTGGCCACGCAGCGGTCCAAGCACACACACTCGCCCTTGGTCAGATCCGCCTCTTTGTAAAGTGGGGGAACACACTTCCTGTGGCAGGCATTGGTCATGCTGGAAAGAATGGAGTACACTTGTTACAAcagaattcaagattcaagagttttcaaGAATGCATTCAAGCATTCAGCATTCAAGAATGCCAGATGGCTTATATTGTAGATGGAAACGCCCATAAGTTCCACCATAATATGCACGAGCTCTTTTGGGGGTTTTGAGACGCGCGAAAGGGGGGAATTATATTGTAGAATGAGTCTTTCTGTGAATTCCAACTGCACTAAAGAAGAGGTCAACTTGACCTGAGGTTGTTTAACAGGTATAAAACAACATGTTCATAATACAATACTCCACGAAAGCTCCAACAGTTTGTTACATTAAATATAACCTGTACAGCAATGAAATGTTTTGGGATGCAGTGTTtaccacaggactgcaatctatttggcaGTGGAgcattagcaaaaaaaaaaaaaaatgtgtagaaGTACGAATGTACTTTCCTCTTTTGGTTCTTTTTGGCTATTTTTACTGTCACAGACGGTGTTTTTACATGACgagacacgagattgggtctacaagaacgggcgagattttaacattacttttaagaaaaggacaatggaaaaaaaacatgacaatatattgcaatctactaattgcATTTCTATTATGtaaccttgcattgctcctcacaaggctcctcttctgcactctgtgtgtgcatgctaaAGGCCCCGCCTtcacccacagagacaaagagactgtatgactgataaAAGAGCTCattctgttcatgccgttgttctatggaacaaaggcACCAAGGTGTTGAAACTAATGCACTTCTCCTGCCTGTTTGGGGGTGGGAgacgaaaacagacacacatgcacattataTATATTGAAGTACTGAGCAAAAAGTAGTACAGTACTTGGATAAAAtacaccagaggtgtccaaagcgcgGCACCACAGTTCGTGTTTATTGCAAAAATCTAATAAATTCGTTATTTTTGAGCTATATTCTTAGATATTgcgctaatttgctttgtcagctttaacagaaagctaagatgtggatgttgtGTTGACAGTATCAGTTCATTCATTATCCAGAGCCATCTAAACAGCTTGCATACACATTGGCATTGATCATTCGACTTAAAAATACAATGTGCACTCATGTAACAGAGTAGTTTTAGATGGTTAGCTACAGCTAGCCTAGCGTGACCACTAAACCTAGCTAACGTTAGCTCGTTGGTACCTTACCGGTTGTACATATCAGCCATCATCTCCACCTCCAGCTCTGCTGCTAGCTGCTGCGCTTTCATGGGATCCATGGCAGTGTTGCAGTCCAGGTGCTCTTCAACTACAAACACAATGTCGCGGGGACCTTCTACGCTGAAAAACGACGAGGTTTCTCCCAGGTGTTTGTCTATAACCTTCAAATAAAGCGCACACACGTGCAGTCTGTTACCCTGCTACTTCCGGTGTCAATAAAGTTGGATTCAAGTGAGGCTCGGAGACagagcgccctctgctgtaatGTATATGTCGTGTTCAATTGGTGCCAACAATTGCAAAAtaacgtacaaaaaccaaacCTGTTACCAGGAAACTACCGTATCTTGCCCTTCTTCCCCGTAGTTTAgctttcatggaaaaaaaagaatcctCTCCAGTTCTGCCGGAGGAGCACAGCTTCCGGCCTGCTCGGTGACACTCGGGCAACATCGGTGTAACACTTCAGCCGGTAAAGTCCggccttcaaaaaaaaaaaaacaagcaaacaaaaaacgaTTGCACCAGTTGGGTCTTTACGCTTCagtttcccttatttttccagtacatttcccttattttataatgcaaatgcTGACCAACACATTGTAGCCTAACTGATAgtaaattatataatttttttatacaGACTTCAAATAAgacttattttaacttttaggATGCAAACATGCTCGGAATAATTATAATTCCAACAGCCAACACTTGTATAGACAACATGAAATACATTAAAACAAGGAACAACAAACAAGGAACAATAGAAACTggagggaaaaaacagcaaggtAGATAAAAGTCTGTTTTTACAAAGGTTAACATATCGCATATCTGTGAATATTAAACTAAAACCTGGACAACAGAGAGAACATTCCGAGTGGAAATTTGTCACGCAACATGGGAAAAGTATCACATCCCATTATCCCGTCACATCGAtctcatcttcctcctcttcagAGGTGCGGTCGGTGTGATGGAGCCAGCTAGAATCTTCACACTGCCCGATGAGAGGGGCTTTATCCGGAGAGAACCGCAGAACATCTACCTCGATTTCCTCGTCGGTTTGTTTGCGGGCGGGGCTCTCTGCTGACTCAGTGGCAGCAGATGGGCATGTAGCAGGGTTCTGAACATTCAAGCTGGCCTCCAGAGGCATTTTGTTGTGTGGACGTCCCTTGCCGTCACTGGGAGAGGAACCTTGCTTGTTGCCTGTGGAGCATAAAAGAAGCCCTCAggcaaagaaaaaatacatacacttGTTTATGTTACAGGTGCATCTTAAagcataatttattttaaacatggaGCAGATTTGTGGCTACGATCGCGATACTTAGTGATGGTGGGGGTTCTGAgtggcgtgggttacggtcaCAACAGTAGTCCGAGCTTgggatgattgtgcctgttgtgacatcattcaaacctgcaataaaagcctgctgttccgcCGAtcaacattacattacaataacattactgacacctagtggccagtgtagaatactacacatcacatctttaaatgcatcttctgaatgccttatattctattttacttcatttagccatttttatgcttgaaaatgcttcatttaggcaaaacatatgtaaaatttgattaaatatgcttattttttgACGATTAGGCCCTATTCAACCACGATAAAGCATCATTTactcattcatatatttttgaaaaacaatagaacaaagccgcgaaattcaacgCAAAGATTAGAGATTAGACGCAGCTCCTCAACCCTCCCCATCTCTCTTCAATttccattgttcactcgcgaccCAATGCAAtgttaagccctaaatatgcctcacgcacgcattaaacacatttaaagtactagagaagcactcgcaGAGCGCAGACCTCTTCCAAGTGCCATAGttgcccccatattgtgattcacaacAAAGTACtgtaataatcctacattttttggatcagtctttgatcatttgtagaacctgttggaaattTGTCATGTATTCCCCCCCCCTTACAACGATAATGTAAGCTGATGCATGAACACATGGAATTGGTGTGacggtgtagaagttatatacaACTGTTGAATACAACGTTCAAGAACCGAACTCTCCAAGGCTTAAGAAAAAAtcatcatcagtgaagcataaagacataaacatgtaaaaatcttacctgtattatcacatatttctaAATTATTACCCACTTATGGAGAATGAGGTGTGTTTTCTGTAGGAAAAAACTGCCTACTATCagagaacaaaataaaaataattactttttctCACCATAAATCTGTGAATCTGCAAACGTGCGGGGATGCACTTCATTTCAATTTTCATGACTGCATTGACGAGCATATGTACAATAAAGACATGCAGTACCCTGGTGGTGATTGTCAGGCTGGGAATGATCAGCAATCGTCTCAGCATTCGCACTCTTCTCCCGTAGAACGGGCATCGCCGCCGACGTTCGGCGCTTGCTTTTCGGGCACTTTCGCTTCCTTACACTGTTGTCGGGCTCCATCTTTAGCGATGCGTTTGGCTTCTCGGTTTGGCTCTTTGAAATAACTAGAGGGGCGGTGGGGGTTTTTGGCGGCCGCCCGCGTTTCCGCTTGAAGAGAGGGACTTGGTTGAGTGCGGCAGTACGTCTGTTGACCGCGGCTTTTGGATCAGAGAAGCTATCTGTGCCTTTGCAGCCTGGCGGCTCTcgagttcttcttcttcttcttccgaCCCCCCTGGTCTTGATGCGAGTTTGGCTTGAGTTGGACAATTTTGAATGTCCAAGgctcctgttttgtgctcttgGGGAGGATATGTTTCTTTCCTTTGCGAGGATATTGTTTCGTGACAAACTAACGGAACAAAACTTCATGTCTTTCTCAACTTTGATTCCGTAATCGACTGAACCAGTGGCATCTGGTACATGATCAGTGCGCACCTTTCTCTTTTTAGGAGCTCGAGGACCAGAGCTCGAGGACAAAGTGACACTTTGTTCCTGTACTGCAGTTCTCTTCATCGTGGGAGGGTAAGATTTCCTTTCAGCGGCAGTTTGGCGCACGCGGTTTGTAGTACAAGGTCTGCTTTGCTGATGGTCCAAGCATCGCATCGGCCAGTACGCTTGACTTGGGTTCCATAAAGGTGGCCTTTTATCTTCCCCGTGTGCAAGAGGAAAATGTAGAAGTCCAGATCGCTCCGTGAGCCATGGGTTCGTACACCAAGACAACTGCTGCTTGATGTTAGTGACGGGCTGGTCGACTGCGAACGAGGTGAACGGGTCTATCGGAGAGAGGCACGGAGGAAGTCGCAAATCATCCAAGCAAGGCAAGGAAAGCAAAGACCAGGGCTGTTTGTCATTTGGATTTGACACTTGAGTCGATAAGAACTGCGGGTTCTGCGCAGGAGGCTTGTCCTGCAATGGCGGGTAGTGTTGATACTGCGCCCCATGATTGGTGCCTGGGACTAAAGATGGGTCTACGGCGGTTGTGTCAGAAAACAAATGGCTTTGACTGCCCTTGAGATGGCTCGATCCATCGTTTTCCCGCACTGATTGCACAGCCGAGAGATCCCGAATAAATCCTTGCTGCTGGATCATCAGGCCATCGGGATCAACGCGTGGAACCCTTTCACAGTTGAGTTGGTCCTGAGCTACAGAAACAACACACGTTTAGAACAAGCCAGGATTTTTTGTTTCATGTATactcatgtttattttatttaaaagctctagacattacaattacaatgttaaaaactctTATTAAACGTAAAATTTAacgtttattgcttttgatacgatgtacttgATGTAATCTCAAAATaacgttgacaataatatcgtttaacGGCCTTCATTTGTaggttatcgtgacaggcctgacCCAAAGATGGCTTGCCAACAAAGTGACTTTGTCGCTCTATTCGGCGAGTAATCAGACCTATCgagaaacattcattcattaatcttCGATGCAgcttgtccttactagggtgacgggggtatgccggagcctatccctgactttgggcgagaggcggggcacaccctggaccggtcgcatgtagaaaaacaaccattcgcactcacattcacacctatggacaatttagagtctccaattaaactaacatgcatatataatgcaaataaatacatgaaatcaCCTGCGTGTGTTGATGGCTGCTCACTTTGAATCCCAACATTCTGCTCACACGGGAGTTCAGATGCCGGGACAGCAGCAAGAATCTTCTGTTGTCCTGCGTCATCCTCTGGAAGCCCCACGTTGGGCAGGATGTTCAGGCCCTTCATGATGTCCTCCAACATCTTCGCTAACTGATCTTCGAATTCTTCTGCGGGGCCGTCACATGCAAGCTGTTCATGCTGGTGTGGCGGCGTGCGACGGCTGCGGCATGATGGGTGAGGAGTGTTGTAGGGGTGAGCTGGAGGTGTGGCGGACTTGCTGCTTTCAGATGATGTATTGTGGGGTGGGTGGGCCATGGAGGGTGGCGGCTGGATGTTGGGCGGctctttctgtgtttttttgtggctAGAGCCTTCCTATGGAGAGATAGTCACCATTCTCAtgaactctttcaataccaaagatgtatttatacgtttgtATAATCGCGAACGCCGTATTCACACGTCTtttaaggttgttttttttgcgtgcgaggaaaagaggtgatgacgcaactgcacactaatagatgtcacttttagagcagttttaagccataaaaacggccacaaggtggcagaagcgcatttgataagagctcaacatgggaatttgaatggaaaaaaaaaacatacatgacaaaAAGGAAGTGGaaaagcgtggaggagtgtagccaGCAGGAGACTACGCATCGTATGGAAATTttaacacgtgcacacgcagTTCAGTTccacatgtgaaaattgtaaatagatatttgagctgtcagaaaagcaaaaaaatgtgtgtaaattGTGAAAttgcttttcacaaaaagctggtcaTCCTACCTTATCactttcctatgtattttaaactagtaaagactacatttggaatacaaaaagtgaaaaaatgtattccaaTTGATGCGAAACGGGTGGGGAGTAAGATTAattaagctttgcttcttcctactcctttttggacatgcaaaactgtgaattgtacaatGTGAAGTCTTTCTTTGTACGTCACGTCCCTAAAGGTTATTAGGTAAGGACTGTGATGTGAtgcatcaatgttttgtggttcATGTGCACTATAATTCATATTCCTGATGCAATACTGCTTctattatacatattatattacagtgAGCTTCATCGCACTCAAGCAATTGAAGAATAGTGGAGCGCGGTACttggcagcaaccagcagagggtgctattGAAATGAATTAAACAAATTCATTGGAATGAAACAAGCAGCAACACTCAAGACTTAAACACCCCAATACTGCAAGTACCTACAAGCACATACAGAGGGAACATCAAGTGGGCTTCCCCAGGTATCAAAGTTAGTCTGGAAGCTGGCATCACTCAGCATTTTATTTACTACTACTTTACTACTACTATTTTGTTAGACCAGGGGTTCTCAAACGGTCTCGACTCGGGACCCACGTTTTCCAGTGGTCATTAAGTCGCGACCCACTTTTataaaagtttttatttatgatttgtttttttttttagtcatcaCTTGACACAATACACAAAATGATATGACCGAAGTGcattttaaatgaattcattaataaatgaggAGGGACATGATAACTGCATGCagacaaataatgcataaatctAAATTGCTGTCAAtaagaccaaaaaaacagacatttcatttttaactgTGCAAAGAGTATATACTTAATAAAAATCCTATACTGGCTAAAATTTTACTTCAAAactaaaacaaattaaaaataaaaaaaaaataaaaaaatcaggcatcggtaatacagtaatcccttcttcatggcggttaattggttccagacccgaccaagTAAATAGGATTcactacaaataaatacaatattgtcatagttagggcatagaaaacctgtttacattcttctgtgttgtcattgaataatatttaaatttgcttgatgatctgaaacatttaagtgtgacaaacatgcaaaaaaaaaaattcagtaagggggcaaacactttttcaaaccactgtatacacacacacacacacacacacacacacgcacgcacagtaTTAAATAAACGTTAACATGATATTGTTCTCCGTGGACGCTAGCATGAGCCAGCCTTTACACAGCAAGTCTACAAAATCGCCATACgtacaaacacaataaaaaaaaaggctccaaaGAGCCCTTTAGCTCattaaaaatctaatttaaaacaataatcgAAGGATAAGCAACGCCAAGGTCATTTACACTCACAATCATCTCCATGTCTGTCATCGGACACCTCAGCATCAGACATAAAGTTGGCTTAATTCCATGTTCTCCAAGGCCtgtatttcatctccagatgtttcttcctcctcgagaACTAatgacacatggctcaaatctttgctCTAAGGATTGTAAACTCCTTCTATCTCGCCCATTCTCTCATCTTTGTTTACTCTGCCTGAGATGAGAGCTGCGCCTTCGcagacgtcacttgggaaacgcctcTTTTCTGACGACTGCCCACTAACACGGCCGCTGCCAcgtacaaaaaatgtcattttgactAATTTAACGTTCACTTTCAAAAACGCAAACaacatagaacataattacaaaaaatataggacatatttaagcaaagttgaaaaatcatgtcagtgaccctttaagtgTGTTGGTTTCTCTTACCTGAGACAAGGACGAAAATGACGACATTGTCTGCTCATCTTCTTGTATGGACACCACCTCCCACGCGTGTCCTTTTGtcttcctcctgctcctcctcagcTTCACCTAACGGGGAAATCCGAGACGAGAGCGTGATTACATGAGTGATCCAAAAACAGCCGTCCCTCAGCacttcaaatttcgcagcttcactttcacggtttttcaaaaatccatccatccatcttcttcagcCTATCCGAGGTcgagtcgcgggggcagcagcctaagcagagaagcccagacctTCCCCCTCCttggctacttcatccagcttcTCCCAGGCCACTTGAGAGACATAGTGTCTCCAACGTgtgctgggtcttccccgaggcctcctaccggtcggacgtgccctgaacacctccccagggaggtgtccgggaggcatcctgacctcatctggctcctctcaatgcggaggagcagcggttctactcagtttctcccggatgtcagtgcttctcagcaaaaatgtaaaaatcagaataaagtcaaactattaggagaaaaaaattgtaatcggaATTTTAAGAGAAGAGCATCATaatttgtgaggaaaaataacataattttagtagcatagggttgaaatattaaaaaaactaatttaagtcttaatattatgtgaaaccaacaaataaagttgtatttttggaaaatcaggttgcggaaaaagttatgttacaagataTAGGAGAATAAAATTGACATGAAGGAAGCTGAAAGAGaattctaacaaggaaaaaagcaacattttagtCGTATAGAGTTTAAGCCttaaagggggggaaaaaaaaacatgacgtgattttttttcccccctcaaagcccgaagacaaaaaacaaacaaaacaaaaaaagttgtaattttttaacaatttagtttggggaaaaagttctactATAGTGGtattaaagtcaaaacattatgcaaatagtcataatattacaaaaag contains:
- the timm10 gene encoding mitochondrial import inner membrane translocase subunit Tim10 — translated: MDPMKAQQLAAELEVEMMADMYNRMTNACHRKCVPPLYKEADLTKGECVCLDRCVAKYLDLHERLGRKLTELSVQDEEMMRKAAVGSG
- the LOC129182227 gene encoding BTB/POZ domain-containing protein 18-like isoform X3, producing the protein MQFYQLREFEVKLLEELQRQQNSAQFCDALLQTEGISVPVHSCVLAALSPYFSQQLAATPSPPFGQKRQLPLHGLNTHTLLKLVGLLYSGEVQVSERDENDVMAAIHKFGMTPFVERLGTRKEVEPRGCRRESAMRDAQVQAHVTGMRDVVEKKRRVSTETQLENQPLTPERVPVPSQNNLPDLCESTTNPTSNTDISNDAPADSGHVLTQDGQGTGGTKMPQDENANSAQRQSSTGSIAKKNMAKMKQVNTKQISVKVKLRRSRRKTKGHAWEVVSIQEDEQTMSSFSSLSQEGSSHKKTQKEPPNIQPPPSMAHPPHNTSSESSKSATPPAHPYNTPHPSCRSRRTPPHQHEQLACDGPAEEFEDQLAKMLEDIMKGLNILPNVGLPEDDAGQQKILAAVPASELPCEQNVGIQSEQPSTHAGNKQGSSPSDGKGRPHNKMPLEASLNVQNPATCPSAATESAESPARKQTDEEIEVDVLRFSPDKAPLIGQCEDSSWLHHTDRTSEEEEDEIDVTG
- the LOC129182227 gene encoding uncharacterized protein LOC129182227 isoform X1, producing MQFYQLREFEVKLLEELQRQQNSAQFCDALLQTEGISVPVHSCVLAALSPYFSQQLAATPSPPFGQKRQLPLHGLNTHTLLKLVGLLYSGEVQVSERDENDVMAAIHKFGMTPFVERLGTRKEVEPRGCRRESAMRDAQVQAHVTGMRDVVEKKRRVSTETQLENQPLTPERVPVPSQNNLPDLCESTTNPTSNTDISNDAPADSGHVLTQDGQGTGGTKMPQDENANSAQRQSSTGSIAKKNMAKMKQVNTKQISVKVKLRRSRRKTKGHAWEVVSIQEDEQTMSSFSSLSQEGSSHKKTQKEPPNIQPPPSMAHPPHNTSSESSKSATPPAHPYNTPHPSCRSRRTPPHQHEQLACDGPAEEFEDQLAKMLEDIMKGLNILPNVGLPEDDAGQQKILAAVPASELPCEQNVGIQSEQPSTHAAQDQLNCERVPRVDPDGLMIQQQGFIRDLSAVQSVRENDGSSHLKGSQSHLFSDTTAVDPSLVPGTNHGAQYQHYPPLQDKPPAQNPQFLSTQVSNPNDKQPWSLLSLPCLDDLRLPPCLSPIDPFTSFAVDQPVTNIKQQLSWCTNPWLTERSGLLHFPLAHGEDKRPPLWNPSQAYWPMRCLDHQQSRPCTTNRVRQTAAERKSYPPTMKRTAVQEQSVTLSSSSGPRAPKKRKVRTDHVPDATGSVDYGIKVEKDMKFCSVSLSRNNILAKERNISSPRAQNRSLGHSKLSNSSQTRIKTRGVGRRRRRTREPPGCKGTDSFSDPKAAVNRRTAALNQVPLFKRKRGRPPKTPTAPLVISKSQTEKPNASLKMEPDNSVRKRKCPKSKRRTSAAMPVLREKSANAETIADHSQPDNHHQGNKQGSSPSDGKGRPHNKMPLEASLNVQNPATCPSAATESAESPARKQTDEEIEVDVLRFSPDKAPLIGQCEDSSWLHHTDRTSEEEEDEIDVTG
- the LOC129182227 gene encoding uncharacterized protein LOC129182227 isoform X2, with translation MQFYQLREFEVKLLEELQRQQNSAQFCDALLQTEGISVPVHSCVLAALSPYFSQQLAATPSPPFGQKRQLPLHGLNTHTLLKLVGLLYSGEVQVSERDENDVMAAIHKFGMTPFVERLGTRKEVEPRGCRRESAMRDAQVQAHVTGMRDVVEKKRRVSTETQLENQPLTPERVPVPSQNNLPDLCESTTNPTSNTDISNDAPADSGHVLTQDGQGTGGTKMPQDENANSAQRQSSTGSIAKKNMAKMKQVNTKQISVKVKLRRSRRKTKGHAWEVVSIQEDEQTMSSFSSLSQEGSSHKKTQKEPPNIQPPPSMAHPPHNTSSESSKSATPPAHPYNTPHPSCRSRRTPPHQHEQLACDGPAEEFEDQLAKMLEDIMKGLNILPNVGLPEDDAGQQKILAAVPASELPCEQNVGIQSEQPSTHAAQDQLNCERVPRVDPDGLMIQQQGFIRDLSAVQSVRENDGSSHLKGSQSHLFSDTTAVDPSLVPGTNHGAQYQHYPPLQDKPPAQNPQFLSTQVSNPNDKQPWSLLSLPCLDDLRLPPCLSPIDPFTSFAVDQPVTNIKQQLSWCTNPWLTERSGLLHFPLAHGEDKRPPLWNPSQAYWPMRCLDHQQSRPCTTNRVRQTAAERKSYPPTMKRTAVQEQSVTLSSSSGPRAPKKRKVRTDHVPDATGSVDYGIKVEKDMKFCSVSLSRNNILAKERNISSPRAQNRSLGHSKLSNSSQTRIKTRGVGRRRRRTREPPGCKGTDSFSDPKAAVNRRTAALNQVPLFKRKRGRPPKTPTAPLVISKSQTEKPNASLKMEPDNSVRKRKCPKSKRRTSAAMPVLREKSANAETIADHSQPDNHHQGTACLYCTYARQCSHEN